The following proteins come from a genomic window of Lolium rigidum isolate FL_2022 chromosome 5, APGP_CSIRO_Lrig_0.1, whole genome shotgun sequence:
- the LOC124651885 gene encoding transcription repressor OFP8-like, translating into MSTSSRARRGGGRQFAVGGRLRHVAVVDAGCGCRPRRPRLPALMSLPSFLRPAPKPPAPAPGSISSSSLSRSSSFFPSSASTASSATYSSSSASYKQHGQPPAVPYGVTAKASAPAPVARKKQATRKRREKAAASDEEGVGVAVEKESSDPRADFRDSMVQMVVEMGLCDWDGLRCMLRRLLALNAPRHHAAILAAFAEVCAQLASDPPPQPPAYHYDYYY; encoded by the coding sequence ATGTCAACGTCGTCGAgagcgcggcgcggcggcgggaggcagTTCGCGGTGGGCGGGCGGCTGCGGCACGTGGCCGTGGTGGACGCGGGGTGCGGGTGCCGCCCGCGCCGGCCCAGGCTGCCGGCGCTCATGAGCCTGCCTTCCTTCCTCAGGCCGGCCCCgaagccgccggcgccggcgccggggagCATCAGCAGCAGCTCCCTGTCCCGGTCGTCGTCCTTCttcccctcctccgcctccaccgcctcGTCCGCCACCTACTCCTCCTCCAGCGCCTCCTACAAGCAGCACGGCCAGCCGCCCGCGGTGCCCTACGGGGTGACGGCCAAGGCGTCCGCCCCGGCGCCGGTCGCCAGGAAGAAACAGGCAACAAGGAAGAGGCGCGAGAAGGCAGCGGCGTCGGATGAGGAGGGCGTcggggtggcggtggagaaggagTCGTCGGACCCGCGGGCGGACTTCCGCGACAGCATGgtgcagatggtggtggagatggggcTGTGCGACTGGGACGGCCTCCGCTGCATGCTCCGCCGCCTGCTCGCCCTcaacgcgccgcgccaccacgcCGCCATCCTCGCCGCCTTTGCAGAGGTCTGCGCGCAGCTC